In the genome of Salvelinus sp. IW2-2015 linkage group LG25, ASM291031v2, whole genome shotgun sequence, one region contains:
- the LOC111951737 gene encoding rho guanine nucleotide exchange factor 33-like has protein sequence MPKYYRGPERALSQIKEVTSRQKELQKGLELSNPETGREILSVQQRKSSKGLHWGGHGCLSNQTELNVIQHYFASLPSGSPQMSTASTQTSNSEQDAASGQPQRAQSKSPVWRERKESRDDTDAQSVQNEAVAALELLESERVYVSYLSLLLKANITFNSSEALHTKDKRPFPSSLRFLIQQHLELLHTLQERVLKCQWQGIMGDVFMRLTSKESDFLDFYVSYLKELPECLSVVSMLTTTSLKAAGLFEGDIMGDETHPSLHTLLLQPVQRIPEYLLLLQTLLKQTDAEHPDYYLLLLCIQQFSAFTAQYAHLLQHNQELLLHNRKELKRSASDPGSDLVFWSTMKQFFKNVDCGNIMQANEMGSPYPSSNAILEHANQVKRSKQRLLEQIQSRRFQDWDSEAHHSDSAIPFFSPDTDPRLKPPCLQSIPEMGSSERLPSKRLPPGSAMADTLGEFLLPGDAPGLEGLYEDTNSSLHNMSMFDQCSSASSDSSIDIAFVRYPKSHQAVREVYNSGGSRESGYKQLPGRGCVSPDEAGMMRVHHHRPLQADQRKSKSLNGLQLDSTVSGDSGPGHLSDHLRGHGAHQHPKLERQSSNKYHPRSSKSQSSNNSPISPPQQKAEPERQIAATEELHNHHNKDSGSLPWGEEPRWKAEGNNHTPFSERSRKQEKGGFRSSFKKLFKKKSGGGEKDKDKDKTEXQNSSEQEAVNTPGVAHLGIDRGTAV, from the exons ATGCCTAAGTATTACA GAGGACCTGAGCGTGCTCTATCCCAGATCAAAGAGGTTACCAGCAGACAGAAAGAGCTACAGAAAGGCCTGGAGCTCTCCAATCCAGAGACCGGCAGAGAGATCCTGTCCGTTCAACAGAG GAAAAGCTCAAAGGGACTGCATTGGGGAGGGCATGGGTGTCtctccaaccagacagagctcaATGTCATCCAGCATTACTTTGCCAGCCTACCCAGCGGCTCTCCACAGATGAGCACAGCCTCCACACAGA CCTCTAACTCAGAGCAGGACGCAGCCAGTGGCCAGCCCCAGAGAGCTCAGTCCAAGTCTCCAGtgtggagagaaaggaaagagagccGAGACGACACGGATGCACAGAGCGTCCAGAACG AGGCAGTTGCTGCCCTGGAGCTGTTGGAGTCAGAAAGGGTATATGTGTCATacctgtctctgctgctgaaagccaacatcaccttCAACAGCTCAGAGGCCCTCCACACCAAAGACAAA aggccaTTCCCCAGTTCTCTACGCTTCCTCATCCAGCAACACCTGGAGCTTCTCCACACCCTGCAGGAGAGGGTCCTCAAGTGCCAGTGGCAGGGCATCATGGGAGATGTATTCATGAGGCTCACCAGCAAAGAG AGTGATTTCCTGGACTTCTACGTGTCGTATCTTAAGGAGCTGCCTGAATGTCTGTCTGTGGTCAGCATGTTGACCACCACCTCACTAAAAGCAGCCGGCCTGTTTGAG GGTGACATCATGGGGGACgagacacacccctctctccaCACTCTGCTCCTCCAGCCAGTACAGAGGATCCCTGAGTACCTTCTGCTGCTGCAG ACCCTGTTGAAGCAGACGGATGCAGAGCACCCTGACTACTACCTGCTGCTGCTGTGCATCCAGCAGTTCAGTGCCTTCACTGCCCAGTACGCCCACCTACTGCAGCACAACCAAGAGCTGCTCCTGCACAACCGCAAGGAGCTCAAGAGGTCAGCTTCTGATCCAGGCTCAGATTTGGTGTTTTG GTCAACTATGAAGCAGTTCTTCAAAAACGTGGACTGTGGTAACATTATGCAAGCCAATGAGATGGGTTCTCCTTACCCCAGCAGCAATGCAATACT AGAGCATGCCAACCAGGTGAAACGCAGCAAACAGAGGCTCCTGGAGCAGATCCAGTCTAGACGCTTTCAGGACTGGGATAGTGAGGCCCACCACTCCGACTCTGCCATCCCGTTTTTCTCCCCTGACACCGACCCTCGCCTCAAACCCCCATGCCTGCAGAGCATCCCTGAGATGGGGTCATCAGAGCGGCTGCCCAGCAAACGGCTGCCCCCAGGCTCAGCCATGGCCGATACCCTGGGGGAGTTCCTTCTCCCTGGGGATGCCCCGGGCTTGGAGGGTCTGTATGAGGACACAAACTCATCTCTTCACAACATGTCCATGTTTGACCAATGCTCCAGTGCTTCCTCTGACTCTAGCATCGACATTGCCTTTGTGCGCTACCCCAAGAGCCACCAGGCCGTCCGTGAGGTCTACAACAGCGGGGGCAGCCGGGAGAGTGGGTACAAGCAGCTGCCTGGTCGGGGGTGCGTGTCTCCAGACGAGGCCGGAATGATGCGAGTTCACCACCACCGCCCCCTGCAGGCCGATCAGCGTAAGAGCAAGTCCCTGAACGGGTTGCAGCTGGACAGCACTGTGAGTGGGGATAGTGGCCCCGGACATCTCTCTGACCACCTAAGGGGCCACGGGGCCCACCAACACCCCAAGCTGGAGAGGCAGTCCAGTAATAAATATCACCCACGCAGCAGCAAGAGCCAGAGCAGCAACAACAGCCCCATCAGCCCCCCGCAGCAAAAggcagagccagagagacagatagcAGCCACTGAAGAGCTACATAACCACCACAACAAG GACTCTGGGAGCCTACCCTGGGGGGAGGAGCCAAGATGGAAGGCTGAGGGGAATAACCACACCCCCTTCAGTGAGAGGAGCCGGAAACAGGAGAAGGGAGGATTCAGAAGCTCCTTCAAGAAGCTCTTCAAGAAAAA GtcggggggaggagagaaagacaaggaCAAAGATAAGACAGAAAGKCAGAACTCCAGTGAGCAAGAGGCAGTCAATACCCCAGGAGTTGCCCACCTAGGCATCGACCGTGGGACTGCTGTGTGA